From Anopheles funestus chromosome 3RL, idAnoFuneDA-416_04, whole genome shotgun sequence, a single genomic window includes:
- the LOC125770137 gene encoding exportin-5 codes for MEMAHEVVELANELARAVKITMDPEATQQARMDAYVACERFKDVSPLCAQAGLSLVTGNYPPIVRHFGLQLMEHTIKFNWNSISQQEKIFIKENAMKLLNAGVGEAQDQSLAHIKDGVSRIIVEMIKREWPQQWTTLLVELSDACSQGMAQTELVLLVFLRLVEDVALLQTIESNQRRKDIYQALTVNMSEIFNFFLRLIELHVGEFRSATSVGDKHKAHGHSRVVQVALQTLTGFVEWVSINHVMAANGRLLQILCILLTDVDFQQPAADCLGQIANRRGQLKDRKPLLLLFEDAPVEHYYQAASQNDRLGTESYYMFLKKLIPVLTGLASQLTALWGKEDCQPIRPHCLATFLGTVLIFTRHSSYSLAHPAALIWTSLLKHEQISKEHQVLEYIPKVIEVIGPKIIKVNYPLMRPTEVTMHPQTFASLDYDGEEEWLVFFYRCRTDFLEIFRQATLIAPLVTFSYCEHWLSARLQKTTTTERNSACSVTDPVYLEWDALTNVLDGVLSRILMVTERPSVSAGLRLLEECLKVESTDPLVLSVLLSCISSLFVFLSMSSCQITAANCVAMTGVQLLPRVLEKIFASLIFQEQGETRHTRSVAVKNLRRHAAALMVKIAHKYPLLLLPIFDQINTSVKNLIIQPERLSKVEQVTLLEALLLISNHFCDFERQSGFVSEVIRDGVSIWGGILMPVVKNAHTFIEYVGLNHPAIEPFATTIEDPYNVNRRQLTYALSLVLGVIKRCSWPDDPDRCSRGGFVVALTESGNPICRNPATSHVVPLLPHILSLMRCLNELWKPDALQTFSASFRNANGMQESEKKQLLGVSPVLQDPLDPSQKMPPTAFGRMQTFLSNIFEHCYHMMGSAGPSLGRDLYALPGIANAIVGSVFASLEYVPDFRLRTIVRVFLKPFIYSCPPVFHEPVLLPIFAHFVPFMLTRLTARWHYITSLYESGELGEDVSDTQEVLEDMLNRTLTREYIDVLKVALVGSTIDPTANSATDAPMAGGMDQDDQSMDGTPQALTRAAQSAMTSEVISDLGGKLLRNQYTSNSIVMTVLSVLSWNDSNSSLKATLLSGPIIRFLASEQLVTETLASHIIIAVLKALQLHGQHESNQTSLITLGVQTYEILRPKFPNILEVLQQIPNVSAGDIQKLDEKISSGSTKGNKIDKAKKDLFKKITTNIIGRNIGQHGRKEVKILNLPPIVAPPNNHRSNAFNLIESNQETGLAHLFVRRS; via the exons ATGGAGATGGCCCACGAAGTGGTGGAACTCGCCAACGAGCTGGCACGTGCCGTAAAGATAACAATGGATCCAGAAGCAACACAGCAGGCACGGATGGACGCATACGTAGCCTGTGAACG ATTCAAAGATGTGTCTCCGCTGTGCGCACAAGCGGGTCTTTCACTGGTGACCGGCAACTATCCGCCCATCGTACGTCACTTCGGGCTGCAGCTGATGGAACATACGATCAAGTTCAATTGGAACAGCATTTCCCAGCAGGAGAAAATATTCATCAAAGAAAACGCGATGAAACTGCTAAATGCCGGCGTCGGGGAAGCACAGGATCAAAGTCTCGCTCACATTAAGGACGGCGTGTCACGAATTATCGTGGAGATGATCAAACGGGAATGGCCCCAACAATGGACTACGCTGCTGGTTGAGCTGAGTGATGCCTGTTCGCAGGGCATGGCGCAGACGGAGCTGGTACTGTTGGTGTTTCTTCGATTAGTGGAAGACGTAGCACTGCTGCAGACAATCGAATCCAATCAAAGGCGGAAGGACATTTACCAGGCACTGACCGTGAATATGTCGGAGATATTCAACTTTTTCCTACGACTAATCGAACTCCACGTGGGTGAGTTCCGAAGCGCTACCTCGGTTGGAGATAAGCATAAGGCACACGGTCACAGTCGTGTCGTGCAGGTCGCATTGCAAACACTAACCGGGTTCGTAGAGTGGGTTTCCATCAATCATGTCATGGCGGCAAACGGACGGTTACTACAGATTCTGTGCATTTTGCTGACGGACGTCGACTTCCAGCAACCGGCTGCAGATTGCCTTGGACAGATTGCAAACCGGCGAGGGCAGTTGAAGGATCGCAAACCGTTGCTCTTGCTCTTCGAGGATGCTCCGGTTGAGCATTACTATCAAGCGGCCTCACAAAATGATCGTCTCGGGACGGAATCGTACTATATGTTCCTGAAAAAACTCATCCCAGTGCTGACCGGATTAGCATCGCAGCTTACGGCCTTGTGGGGCAAGGAAGACTGTCAACCCATTCGTCCCCACTGTTTGGCGACCTTCTTAGGCACGGTACTGATCTTTACGCGTCACTCCAGCTACAGTCTCGCTCATCCCGCTGCCCTGATTTGGACGAGCCTGTTAAAGCACGAGCAAATATCCAAGGAGCATCAGGTTCTCGAGTACATTCCAAAGGTGATCGAAGTGATCGGACCGAAAATCATAAAGGTAAACTATCCGCTAATGCGCCCCACGGAGGTAACGATGCATCCGCAAACGTTCGCCAGTCTCGATTACGACGGAGAGGAAGAGTGGTTAGTGTTTTTCTATCGCTGTCGAACGGATTTTTTGGAAATCTTTCGTCAGGCGACACTAATAGCACCGCTCGTAACGTTTTCCTACTGCGAACACTGGCTTAGTGCAAGGCTACAGAAAACGACCACGACCGAGCGTAACAGCGCGTGCAGTGTTACCGATCCGGTATACCTCGAATGGGACGCACTGACCAACGTGCTAGATGGGGTGTTATCGCGCATTCTAATGGTCACCGAACGTCCGTCCGTGTCGGCCGGATTAAGGCTGCTCGAGGAATGTTTGAAGGTGGAATCAACCGATCCGCTCGTCCTGTCGGTGTTACTGTCCTGCATTTCCTCACTGTTCGTGTTTCTCAGCATGTCCTCCTGCCAAATAACGGCAGCGAACTGTGTCGCCATGACCGGTGTCCAGCTGTTGCCACGGGTGCTGGAAAAGATATTCGCCTCACTCATTTTTCAAGAACAGGGAGAAACACGGCACACGCGTTCGGTAGCGGTTAAAAATTTGCGTCGCCATGCGGCCGCTCTAATGGTGAAAATAGCGCACAAATATCCGCTTCTGCTGTTGCCCATCTTTGACCAGATCAACACAAGCGTAAAGAACCTCATCATTCAGCCGGAACGGCTCAGCAAGGTTGAGCAGGTAACGTTGCTGGAAGCGTTGCTGCTAATTTCGAACCATTTCTGTGACTTTGAGCGTCAAAGCGGCTTCGTGTCGGAAGTCATTCGCGATGGAGTATCGATCTGGGGCGGAATACTGATGCCGGTAGTAAAAAATGCTCACACCTTCATCGAGTACGTCGGTCTGAACCATCCAGCCATTGAACCGTTTGCCACTACAATCGAGGATCCGTACAACGTAAACCGAAGGCAGCTTACGTACGCGCTCAGTCTCGTCCTGGGTGTTATCAAGCGTTGCTCTTGGCCAGATGATCCGGATCGTTGTTCGCGTGGTGGCTTCGTCGTAGCGTTAACCGAGTCTGGGAATCCGATCTGCCGCAATCCAGCTACCTCGCACGTTGTCCCACTGTTACCCCACATCCTGTCGCTGATGCGCTGCCTCAACGAGTTGTGGAAACCGGACGCATTGCAGACATTTTCTGCCTCTTTTCGCAATGCCAATGGTATGCAGGAGAGCGAGAAAAAGCAACTGCTCGGTGTGTCGCCGGTGCTGCAGGATCCGCTTGATCCGTCGCAAAAGATGCCACCGACAGCTTTCGGGCGCATGCAAACGTTTCTGTCGAATATCTTCGAGCACTGTTATCACATGATGGGATCGGCTGGACCGTCGCTCGGGCGAGATCTCTACGCCCTGCCCGGAATCGCGAACGCTATCGTTGGAAGTGTGTTTGCCAGCCTGGAGTATGTGCCAGATTTTCGCCTCCGAACCATCGTTCGGGTATTTCTTAAGCCATTTATCTACTCCTGCCCACCGGTGTTCCATGAGCCAGTTCTTTTGCCGATCTTTGCCCACTTTGTACCATTCA tGTTGACAAGACTGACTGCTCGCTGGCATTACATTACGTCGCTATACGAATCTGGCGAGCTTGGGGAGGATGTGAGCGACACACAGGAAGTGTTGGAAGATATGCTCAATCGAACGCTTACCCGAGAGTATATTGATGTGCTCAAGGTGGCACTGGTCGGAAGTACCATAGATCCGACCGCAAATTCAGCCACCGATGCACCGATGGCTGGCGGTATGGATCAGGATGATCAGAGTATGGACGGTACACCGCAAGCGCTGACACGCGCTGCACAATCTGCCATGACGTCGGAAGTCATCAGTGATCTCGGTGGGAAATTGCTGCGCAATCAATACACTAGTAATTCCATCGTTATGACGGTTTTAAG CGTGCTTTCGTGGAATGACAGCAATTCGAGCTTGAAAGCGACACTGCTCAGCGGTCCAATCATACGATTCCTAGCGTCGGAACAGTTAGTCACGGAAACGTTAGCATCACACATTATCATCGCGGTATTGAAGGCACTTCAGCTGCACGGTCAGCACGAATCTAATCAG ACATCGCTCATTACGCTCGGTGTGCAGACGTACGAAATACTTCGACCAAAGTTCCCAAACATACTGGAAGTGTTGCAGCAGATCCCGAACGTGAGCGCCGGTGATATACAGAAGCTTGACGAAAAGATATCGTCCGGCAGCACGAAAGGGAACAAGATCGATAAGGCAAAGAAGGATCTGTTCAAAAAGATCACAACGAATATCATTGGACGTAACATTGGTCAGCATGGTCGGAAGGAGGTAAAAATTCTGAACCTTCCACCGATCGTCGCCCCACCCAACAATCATCGCTCGAACgcatttaatttgattgaaaGCAACCAGGAAACTGGGCTGGCGCATTTATTCGTCCGACGTAGTTAG
- the LOC125770194 gene encoding U6 small nuclear RNA (adenine-(43)-N(6))-methyltransferase: protein MAVNQFMHPRNRYRQKANFQQLIKLFPELNEVASVDLTGKVKLDYRNKQAVHLLSKCLLLQDFGLTLELPPNKLVPTLPLRLNYIHWLEDIGTVAHWEEKENVRGIDIGCGASCIYPLLAVVQSQQRWHMVAIEKAEDSLESAKANVTRNELQRCINVQAQNRDGNTILLDVLKNFPDECFDFCMCNPPFFDSNSNELKPHDRTGKRREPSNASTGSLEELATEGGEVTFISQIIDESIQLKERISVYTTMIGHKSSYEKILHTLKRASIHNITVSRFCQGNTTRWAVAWSFDAKLLLSLVPNSFTTGENNVSPGKNKAIGKPVACRIFTASDMDSIQAVKTCVLAKLQAIAIDVRTVFETNKAEGITLKLTAQENTWSHQRRKRRAAQISPQGKNGMEATNGNGLEHSNNEKRPRLNIEQQEHSSQQKTHTDDPYLRAALNIHRKEDGFYVALQYVAGIAGKDAVNQILQYLKNTIKATPAEVTTDVGKQGTECPLAI from the exons ATGGCAGTTAATCAATTTATGCATCCAAGAAATCGATATCGTCAAAAGGCCAACTTTCAGCAGCTGATTAAACTATTTCCTGAACTAAATGAGGTGGCCAGTGTG GATTTAACAGGGAAAGTAAAGCTAGACTATCGCAACAAACAAGCAGTGCATTTGCTATCGAAGTGTTTGCTTCTGCAAGATTTCGGCTTAACGCTGGAACTTCCGCCGAATAAATTGGTTCCAACACTTCCCCTTCGTTTAAACTACATCCACTGGTTGGAAGATATTGGTACCGTAGCGCACTGGGAGGAAAAGGAGAACGTTCGGGGCATTGATATCGGTTGTGGTGCTTCCTGTATTTATCCTCTGCTTGCAGTGGTGCAATCCCAGCAACGCTGGCACATGGTTGCCATCGAAAAGGCGGAAGACAGTTTGGAAAGCGCAAAGGCTAACGTCACCCGGAACGAGCTGCAACGTTGCATTAACGTGCAAGCACAAAATCGGGACGGAAATACGATTCTACTGGACGTGCTGAAGAACTTTCCCGACGAATGTTTCGATTTCTGCATGTGCAATCCACCGTTCTTCGATAGCAATTCGAACGAACTAAAGCCGCACGATCGTACCGGAAAAAGACGGGAACCTTCGAACGCTAGTACCGGTTCGCTGGAAGAATTGGCTACGGAAGGTGGAGAGGTAACGTTTATTAGTCAGATTATAGATGAAAGCATCCAGTTGAAGGAACGAATCTCGGTGTACACAACGATGATAGGTCATAAAAGTAGCTACGAGAAGATATTGCACACACTGAAACGGGCATCCATACACAACATCACTGTGAGCAGGTTTTGTCAAGGCAATACGACAAGATGGGCCGTAGCATGGAGTTTCGATGCTAAGCTGCTGCTTTCGCTCGTGCCGAACAGTTTTACGACAGGCGAAAATAATGTATCTCCTGGGAAAAACAAAGCCATCGGAAAGCCCGTGGCCTGCCGAATCTTTACTGCTAGCGATATGGACTCAATTCAAGCGGTTAAAACATGTGTCCTCGCTAAACTACAAGCGATTGCGATCGACGTGCGTACAGTGTTCGAAACGAACAAAGCGGAAGGAATTACTTTAAAACTTACGGCTCAGGAGAACACGTGGTCACATCAGCGGAGAAAAAGACGTGCCGCACAAATCAGCCCACAAGGAAAGAATGGAATGGAAGCAACTAATGGAAACGGCCTGGAGCATAGCAATAACGAAAAGAGACCAAGACTTAACATTGAGCAGCAAGAACATAGCtctcaacaaaaaactcacacaGACGATCCGTATTTGCGGGCGGCGTTGAACATCCATCGTAAGGAGGACGGTTTTTATGTAGCCCTGCAATACGTGGCAGGAATTGCTGGCAAGGATGCAGTTAATCAGATTCTACAGTACCTAAAAAATACGATCAAAGCTACACCGGCCGAAGTTACCACAGATGTTGGTAAACAGGGTACCGAGTGCCCATTAGCCATATAG
- the LOC125770222 gene encoding MAP kinase-activated protein kinase 2: MYTMKPIPVQQLPTQQQQQQMAMPRQPKMTPITDDYDISNTVLGLGINGKVVQCTSKSAGHKYALKVLHDNAKARREVELHWRASGCRNIVNVIDVYENSYSGNRCLLVVMECMEGGELFQRIQERQDGPFTEREAAQVMHEICVAVKYLHDSNIAHRDLKPENLLYTSPQPNAILKLTDFGFSKETFIKDTLQTPCYTPYYVAPEVLGPEKYDKSCDIWSLGVIMYILLCGFPPFYSNQGLAISPGMKARIRTGQYDFPNPEWKKVSQAAKDLIKGMLNVEPEKRLTIEQVMMNPWIRLYTEVPQTPLHTGRMLKEGEEIWPEVQEEMTRSLANMRVDYEMHIKNLDSSNNALLNKRRKRVEEKTPPKE, encoded by the exons ATGTACACGATGAAGCCGATTCCGGTCCAACAGCTGCCGacgcagcaacaacagcagcagatggcCATGCCGCGACAACCTAAGATGACACCGATCACAGACGACTACGATATTTCCAACACCGTTCTCGGTCTCGGCATCAACGGCAAGGTGGTACAGTGTACAAGCAAATCAGCGGGCCACAAGTATGCGCTTAAG GTACTGCACGACAATGCCAAGGCACGGCGCGAGGTGGAACTCCACTGGCGAGCGAGCGGTTGCCGAAACATCGTAAATGTCATCGACGTGTACGAGAATAGCTACAGCGGCAATCGATGTTTGCTCGTCGTTATGGAATG catGGAAGGTGGTGAACTATTTCAGCGGATTCAGGAACGACAGGATGGTCCATTTACGGAACGAG aGGCCGCCCAAGTCATGCATGAAATATGTGTCGCTGTCAAGTACTTGCACGATTCCAACATCGCACACCGTGATCTCAAGCCGGAAAATCTGCTCTACACATCGCCCCAACCGAACGCCATACTAAAACTGACAGATTTTGGCTTCTCGAAGGAAACGTTCATCAAGGACACGCTACAGACACCGTGCTACACGCCGTACTACGTCGCGCCGGAAGTGCTCGGACCGGAGAAATATGATAAGAGCTGTGATATTTGGTCGCTGGGTGTTATCATGTACATACT cTTGTGCGGATTCCCACCATTTTACAGTAATCAAGGACTTGCCATCTCACCCGGCATGAAAGCTCGTATCCGCACGGGACAGTACGATTTCCCAAACCCCGAATGGAAAAAGGTTAGTCAAGCGGCAAAGGACCTGATCAAGGGTATGCTCAACGTAGAGCCAGAGAAGCGTCTAACGATTGAACAAGTGATGATGAACCCATGGATTCGG CTCTACACAGAGGTGCCTCAAACTCCATTGCACACTGGCCGTATGTTGAAAGAGGGCGAAGAAATATGGCCCGAGGTGCAGGAAGAGATGACCCGTTCGTTGGCGAACATGCGAGTCGATTATGAG ATGCACATCAAGAATCTGGATAGCTCAAACAATGCACTGCTCAACAAACGACGGAAGCGTGTCGAAGAGAAAACTCCGCCCAAAGAATAA
- the LOC125770210 gene encoding E3 ubiquitin-protein ligase RMND5A isoform X2, whose translation MESCAAVEKEVEKVINKFSAINDHSQRIIGDVISLIEKLRSSIAEGNPDNKVTTGQVDVLNEALTKTKDKLHRLTTEHRDLHGTVSKVGKAIDRNFVADFTATSRTDVFQTERNVMLLNKIMAQHFYRQGMDDVADALIKESGLPAEEIVPEPYAELHRIWEAIHTGNLAPALDWATRYSAELDARNSTLEFKLHRLAFMQILNGGVQAQTEAIAYARTNFAKFVRRFEKDIQILMGTLIYLQIGIHNSPYKYLTSPEMWIETADVFLKDACQLLGINKDSPLSVIVNAGCTALPALLNLKQVMMSRQVTGIWNGRDELPIEIDLEPENRFHSIFACPILRQQSSEDNPPMKLLCGHVISRDALNKLSNGPILKCPYCPMEQCPSDAKLIYF comes from the exons ATGGAATCCTGTGCCGCCGTCGAGAAGGAAGTGGAGAAAGTGATTAACAAATTTTCCGCTATTAATGACCACTCGCAGCGCATCATCGGGGATGTGATTTCGCTGATCGAGAAGCTTCGGTCATCAATCGCAGAAG GTAACCCGGACAATAAAGTGACAACCGGGCAGGTCGATGTGCTGAATGAGGCCCTCACAAAGACAAAGGACAAATTGCACCGTCTCACGACGGAGCATCGCGATCTGCACGGAACCGTCAGCAAGGTGGGCAAAGCGATCGATCGTAACTTTGTGGCCGACTTTACGGCCACCTCGCGTACCGATGTGTTCCAGACGGAGCGAAATGTGATGCTGTTGAACAAAATCATGGCCCAACACTTTTACCGCCAGGGTATGGACGATGTGGCGGATGCGTTGATAAAAGAGTCGGGCCTACCGGCCGAAGAGATCGTGCCGGAACCGTACGCCGAGCTGCACCGTATCTGGGAAGCGATACATACGGGCAATCTGGCGCCGGCACTCGACTGGGCTACTCGCTATTCGGCGGAACTGGATGCGCGCAATAGTACGCTCGAATTTAAGCTGCACCGTTTGGcgtttatgcaaattttaaacGGTGGCGTACAGGCACAGACGGAAGCGATTGCGTACGCTCGTACGAACTTTGCCAAGTTTGTGCGGCGCTTCGAGAAGGACATCCAGATCCTGATGGGTACGCTCATCTATCTGCAGATTGGCATACACAACTCACCCTATAAGTACCTCACATCGCCCGAGATGTGGATCGAGACGGCGGACGTGTTTCTGAAGGATGCCTGCCAACTGTTGGGCATCAACAAGGATTCACCACTGTCCGTGATCGTTAATGCGGGCTGTACCGCACTGCCCGCATTGCTTAATCTCAAGCAGGTGATGATGTCCCGCCAGGTGACAGGCATCTGGAACGGGCGTGATGAGCTGCCT ATTGAAATCGACCTAGAACCAGAGAACCGGTTTCACTCTATCTTTGCGTGTCCGATTCTGCGCCAGCAGAGTTCCGAAGACAACCCGCCAATGAAGCTGCTATGCGGTCACGTTATATCCCGCGATGCCCTTAACAAACTTAGCAATGGACCGAT ATTAAAGTGTCCCTACTGTCCCATGGAGCAGTGTCCATCGGATGCCAAGCTGATATACTTCTGA
- the LOC125770210 gene encoding E3 ubiquitin-protein ligase RMND5A isoform X1: protein MESCAAVEKEVEKVINKFSAINDHSQRIIGDVISLIEKLRSSIAEGNPDNKVTTGQVDVLNEALTKTKDKLHRLTTEHRDLHGTVSKVGKAIDRNFVADFTATSRTDVFQTERNVMLLNKIMAQHFYRQGMDDVADALIKESGLPAEEIVPEPYAELHRIWEAIHTGNLAPALDWATRYSAELDARNSTLEFKLHRLAFMQILNGGVQAQTEAIAYARTNFAKFVRRFEKDIQILMGTLIYLQIGIHNSPYKYLTSPEMWIETADVFLKDACQLLGINKDSPLSVIVNAGCTALPALLNLKQVMMSRQVTGIWNGRDELPIEIDLEPENRFHSIFACPILRQQSSEDNPPMKLLCGHVISRDALNKLSNGPIMNNTFRLKCPYCPMEQCPSDAKLIYF from the exons ATGGAATCCTGTGCCGCCGTCGAGAAGGAAGTGGAGAAAGTGATTAACAAATTTTCCGCTATTAATGACCACTCGCAGCGCATCATCGGGGATGTGATTTCGCTGATCGAGAAGCTTCGGTCATCAATCGCAGAAG GTAACCCGGACAATAAAGTGACAACCGGGCAGGTCGATGTGCTGAATGAGGCCCTCACAAAGACAAAGGACAAATTGCACCGTCTCACGACGGAGCATCGCGATCTGCACGGAACCGTCAGCAAGGTGGGCAAAGCGATCGATCGTAACTTTGTGGCCGACTTTACGGCCACCTCGCGTACCGATGTGTTCCAGACGGAGCGAAATGTGATGCTGTTGAACAAAATCATGGCCCAACACTTTTACCGCCAGGGTATGGACGATGTGGCGGATGCGTTGATAAAAGAGTCGGGCCTACCGGCCGAAGAGATCGTGCCGGAACCGTACGCCGAGCTGCACCGTATCTGGGAAGCGATACATACGGGCAATCTGGCGCCGGCACTCGACTGGGCTACTCGCTATTCGGCGGAACTGGATGCGCGCAATAGTACGCTCGAATTTAAGCTGCACCGTTTGGcgtttatgcaaattttaaacGGTGGCGTACAGGCACAGACGGAAGCGATTGCGTACGCTCGTACGAACTTTGCCAAGTTTGTGCGGCGCTTCGAGAAGGACATCCAGATCCTGATGGGTACGCTCATCTATCTGCAGATTGGCATACACAACTCACCCTATAAGTACCTCACATCGCCCGAGATGTGGATCGAGACGGCGGACGTGTTTCTGAAGGATGCCTGCCAACTGTTGGGCATCAACAAGGATTCACCACTGTCCGTGATCGTTAATGCGGGCTGTACCGCACTGCCCGCATTGCTTAATCTCAAGCAGGTGATGATGTCCCGCCAGGTGACAGGCATCTGGAACGGGCGTGATGAGCTGCCT ATTGAAATCGACCTAGAACCAGAGAACCGGTTTCACTCTATCTTTGCGTGTCCGATTCTGCGCCAGCAGAGTTCCGAAGACAACCCGCCAATGAAGCTGCTATGCGGTCACGTTATATCCCGCGATGCCCTTAACAAACTTAGCAATGGACCGAT CATGAACAATACTTTCAGATTAAAGTGTCCCTACTGTCCCATGGAGCAGTGTCCATCGGATGCCAAGCTGATATACTTCTGA